The DNA window CTTTGGAGCATTGGCCCTCGGGGATTCTCAATTCTTTCCTTTGTCCCTTCTCTGGTGCTCGTGCCTTGTTCCTCTGCATTAATGGCATCAATTCATTATACTGATTATACTGTTCATCATTCATTGGTAGCCGTACGAAAACGACGCTGGATACGAGCACACTTTTAGGCTGGCACAGGCTCGTTCAGCCGCCCCTTGTAGGGCAGTGACCGCTGCCGAGCAGGCATCCAAGTTGTAGCGATACTTGTGCTTGCATTCTCCAATACAGCTGCGCCGCTTATTGAAGAGCGGTCCGGCTCCTGCATCAGATCCTTATCAGGCAAACGCCAATTGTGCAAACTCGCCCTGCCTCACCCACCTTGGAGTCTGCGTGCGCATGCCTCGTCCCACCGGTCCCTTTTCCCATTCAATTAATCATCAATCCATCATCAGTCCAAGGCTGCTCGTTGTATTACATTAGTAAGACTGCTGCTTGTGGCATTCAATGTACCGTACCGCACCGCACCGCACCGCAACTGGCATCCTCGTCGCTGACGTCTGCAGAGAACAGGCTGGGGGAGCAACCCGGGCTCGCCTCCACCCCAGCATCCAGCGCCCATCCAGCGCCCATCCAGCACCCAGCCAGCGTCCAATCCAGCACCCAGCATcaccgccagcgccaatTGGCGCCACTGTTCCGCCCGACCTGTCATCATTTGGTCTCCAGCCCATGCTACAGCCACGCCCTGGCCGGATCCACAGGCCCTCGCAGCGGCAGATTGGATTGGATCCCGTGCGCTGGTGCTTGTACCTGGAAAGCGACAGGGTAGCACTGACTTTCACACGCCTCACGCCTGTGCGCACGCCAAAGCCTCAGCTCCTCCCGAGCAGAAGAATCCAAACCTCCTCGTCCACGAGGCTGCTTCCGCGCGCCGAATCTTGCACCGTCTTCTGTCGCCCCGGCCCGGATTTCTGACGCCTTTCATCATTGCCAGCCCTGCCGAACCGCTGCGTCGACAGCCTCACCACCGCCCTCGCCTTGTCCCATCTTCACCCTCACCTCCCCGCaacctgctgcagctggttCTGCTGACCTTTCCATCACCTCTGCCGccatccgccgccgccatttTCTGCCGAACGCTCCGCTAAACTTCAACCCCCCAGCTCAAGCAACTCTATCAGAGGGATACCGACTTTTgcggccccccccctcccctttcaaccagcagcaactACCAAACTCGAGAATAGAACAAGATCAACGTATTTTAAACAGCAAGAAGCAAACATCGTCATTGTTACCGGCATTTCCTtagcagctcttcatcgctgctTTATGCGTGTGTAATTGGCTGCATGGCAAACCCACCTTTTGGATCCAAATCGCTTCGCCTACCGATTCGCCAGGTCCTCAAAGAACGCCGACAGTCTCGCCAAACGCAGAAGCGTGCAACATCGCCCACCATGGGCGGCTGCATGAGCTCGAACAATGACGAGGTAgagcagaaaaagaggagCCAGGCCATCGACAAAGAGTTGGACGAGGACTCCAAAAGGCTACGGAAAGAATGCAAGATCCTGCTGCTAGGTACGTTTTGGACACGGCCGTCGACGCGTGGCCGCACCCCAATCGCTCGCCCGTCCATCTTTCTCATCCTGTCTTGTTTCTAGGTTCTGGTGAGAGTGGCAAGTCGACCATTGTCAAGCAGATGAAAATCATCCACCTCAAGGGGTACTCAGAAGAGGAGCTGTACAACTACAGACCGACCGTGTTCAAGAATCTGGTCGAATGTGCCAAGGCTGTCATCACTGCCATGCAGCAGTTTAGCATAGAGCTGGCACAAGACGACAACAGAGCCCACGCCGACTTTTTAATAGACTACCAAGCAGAATCCGGGCCGCAGGCTCACATCGACCCCAAGGTGGGCCTCGCTGTGCAGGCCATATGGAGCGACCCGGCGAAAGAGCAGCTGATGGAACATCAGACGGAGTTTTACCTGATGGATTCTGCGGAATAGTAAGTTACATCATCGCGATGCTGCGTAGGTCGCAGCGGCGCGCGAAATTGACCTGCTCCTTGGATTCTAACCCTGCCGCCTCCTGTAGTTTCTTCCAAGAAGCAATGCGCATTGTCGCTCCCGATTATTTACCCAACGAGATGGACGTATTACGCGCCCGTACAAAAACCACCGGTATCTACGAAACACGCTTCCAAATGGGACAGCTTAGTATCCAGTATGTTGAAGCATTGAGTTTGAAACATTCTAGCCACGGGCCGCTGATCGTTCTTCTTTAGCATGTTTGACGTTGGCGGGCAAAGGAGTGAACGAAAGAAGTGGATACACTGCTTCGAGAACGTTACCTCAATCATTTTCTGTGTTGCGCTGAGCGAATACGATCAAGTTCTCCTCGAGGAGAGCAGTCAGGTACGTCGTGCGACAGAAAGCCGAAGAGCCCCATGGTTCGATGGGCAATGCAAGCGAACGAGGTTCGGCCAAGGCTGACTTGTAATGTGAATGCAGAACCGCATGATGGAAAGCTTACTGCTGTTCGACTCGGTTGTCAACTCACGTTGGTTTATGAGAACCagcatcatcctcttcctgaACAAGGTGGACATCTTCAAGCAGAAACTGGGTCGCTCACCTCTATCCAACTTCTTCCCCGATTACACTGGCGGTACCGACgtcaacaaggcagccaagtaCCTGCTATGGCGGTTCAATCAAGTCAACAGGGCGCACCTTAATCTATATCCACAGTAAGTGAAGCAGGCAGATGGTATATGCATCTACCACCTCAAGCCACTGGCTAACAAGATTTGCCCATCACAGTCTTACCCAGGCCACCGATACATCAAATATCCGGCTAGTTTTCGCAGCAGTCAAAGAGACAATACTGAATAACGCGCTAAAGGATTCGGGTATTCTTTAAACTTGACTTGTTCTGTTTCCGAGATGCCTATCAACACACCTTTGATAACAGCTCGCTTTTCGCTCGGAGAGATGTGGCGTCTGAATATTGCGCGGCTTTCTAGTGCGCTCATTCTCGTCGACCGGCATTGATCTGGTTTCACGCCATGCAACACCCTCCATCGATGGCATTTACGCGAAGACGGAATACCTCTTATAATCACACGCTCTTTATCCTCctttaatcttttttatactttggTACGGTTCAGCGCAACTCCCTTTTTCAGGGATCGATTGGGACCCACGGAGATCTAAAGCGCGTTATGACCCCGATTGGGCTGCTTTTCTGTCATCTATTAACCACTTAGCACGGCGCGGTCACTCATTCACTCAATCTTTTTCCTCTCGCTATTCtccttccttttccctttttcctttttttttttttttttatgtggGTTCTTCTTTGTCGGCAACTACGAGTCTATTATCTCGCGCGGCAAACTTATAGCGACAGGTTGGCATGGGAAAGCCGCCTCGGGGTGGTGTCTTGATATTAGGGTTCAATGATGAAACGGTGTTCACGATAATTCGCTGTTGAGGTggagcagtggcagcagcgagggtagaggaggaagatgctgaaaCGACGGCACTTGGATACCACAAGTGACTGAGAGGAAGTGCAAAAAGCGAACACAACCACGGCTTCACTGCTAGAGGTTGGACGTGGATAGAGCCTAACTCTGGAGTTGCGGCTTTGTGGTGATTCTCTCGTGTCCGGAGTTGAGCAAATGAGAGAGGTGGAGAGCGGGATTGTATGGTTTGGAACGAGCTCGGGAGGATGATTTCTTTTGTGGAGGCACCGAgacaacaaaaagaagagatgtttttttttactgttttactattactactagGTATTATTGCAGCTTTGTTTTGAGCTGTTGCGTACCCGCTGGACGCTTGGGATTGGGCAGGAGGCTGGTGTTTATTGGATAGGTAACTTGATATGTGCCCgaataagtattaatttgCTGCGCTCATTGTTTAATATTGACCCGATACGGATGGATTGCATTTGGATTTCCGCCTGTATGACTGATAATTGCCTTTGGATTGCGTGCCAAGCGGATTGTCTCTCACAtcacatctcatctcatgttGTAGGAGGAGTTGGGCAGCTACTGAAAGAAAGGGGCTGTTGGGCAACTGCTGCCTTTACAGTAACTGAATGCGATGCAATAGGCTAATTCCCATGTGCTGCAGATGTAGGTAGAGCCGCGATATTTGGAGCTCCTCGCTCTCGTCaggcatcttggcctctgTTTCGACCTGACTCCATGTATCCGTGCAGACAAGGCAGGTAGGCTACGCAGACTACCTAATTCGGGAGCAATTCAACAGTCACGGATTCTCAGCGGCATGGCGGGCACTGAAATGCCCCacacggcggcggccaaCTTGGGTGCTCGGGCTGGAGTGGTGTGATTGATGATGCAGTAGCGGTcatttatattaatatactaGGCCTAGATGTTGTTTATATTTAGGCCGGAGTGCTGCTGTTGTGTTGTTGCCCAACGTCATCGGGAGAGGGGGGATATGGCTGTTGGGGTAGCACTTTGTTGTGTGAGTTGTAATCGTGGATGGGTAAGAGTGCAGCTGTGTTTAGATGTCAAATACAAGATGTATACGTCTATAACCGAAAATATTTGATTGTCACGACTGCGTCTTTGGTGACATGTACTCTCGTTATATTTAAGCTGTATCGGATGTTTCTGGCAGCCAGGTCTCGTATCTGCGGCGACGAGTCATCAAAGCCGGTGCTACCGTTCGTCGATCGGATACGAATCGCGGATGAcggatgctgctgatgatgacACCGCGGCCCCTCCTATCGACAATGAAACTTGATTGACTGAGCAACACTGGCATGGCGACCTGATGCAACCGACGCAGAGCCCCGTCGCCTTGATGGAGGGCAACATCGGCCTTGTTTGTCTCCTGCTAAACCCCTCCCCCTCAATCTGCCGTCAATTGGTACCTAAAGCTCGCTTGGTCCTCTCTCCTTCCCCCgccttctctccttctcccctcttcaCCTTTCCCTCTCCCGCCTCTTCtctgttgcttcttctctttttgtccATTGTTGTTCTTCCTCACATCTCTCTATCCTTCTGGGGACTTTCCTCGCCTACAATTGACCCTTTCCGCCGGCTTTGCATCTGTTTGTCGGGCCTTGTTATCGCAACGGACGGTTAGCTTTTGGGAGCTTCTGATAACCCCACTGTTGCTACCCCGCCATAGCTTCTGCTAGCAGGCTGAGCTGATGTAAGTTGCCTGACATCTCTCCTCCCCTCTGCTCGAGACTTTTGCAATCTCAcctccctctttctcatcacctttcatcatcgtcaatttcttcttccttctcttcttctgcgtgATTCGTCTCCTTCATCGCGTCTCTAGCATTCCCCCCTTATTCCGCAGCATCGTTACAAGCAACCTAGATTTGCTGATTCGCAGTCCGCGTCTCTGATCGGCAGCCATCCTCAGAAATGGCCTCCAAGCAGCTGCCCACGCGCGAGCGTCGCCCCTCCACAGGAGCTCCCCTGGTGGACATCCAGGGAGCTGTCGGCCCTGCAGGCATCTCGAGGCCCAAGCACAGGAGAACCTTTACGGGGTTCGGTGCTGGAGAAATCAAGCACGTCGAAGGTTTGTGAtggcattttcttcttgttgttcACTGTCTGTTCCTTGTGTCGCCATCAATTGAGCTGTATGCGTCTGCTGCCTGGACAAGACGCTGTCGGCCAATTGATCGATCCCAGCATGTGATGACAGCTTGGATCGGGCGCGCATCTGACATCCACCGTGCGGTGGGGGAGGGGAAGCTCGCCCGGTCTGGCGGGGCTCATCGTGCGACTAAGATACCGGCGTTGGATGATCTGATCTGTTATCTATCCACCGGCCAGCACGCCATATCTTTAGTCCCAAGAGTCGACACAatagaggaaaaaaagaagaagaagaaaaaagacggaACTGTTCAAACAAGAAGCGTTTGGCAATGCATCTGCTAACCGTAccttctctctccagcctcgATCCCCGAACCCCAGCGCGAAGCATGGAGGCGGAACCAAGTCAAGAGCATCACCGACAAGGATGGCTTTGAGAAGGAGGTTGTCCGCCATGTTGAGACCACCCTGGCGCGTAGCATGTTTAACTGCGATGAAACCGCTGCCTACTCGGCCACCAGCCTGGCCTTCCGTGATCGCCTCATCACCGACTGGAACAAGACTCAGCAACGCCAGACGTACCGCGATACCAAGCGTGTTTACTACCTGAGTCTGGAATTCTTGATGGGAAGAACTTTGGACAATGCCATGCTCAACGTGGGCTTGAAGAATGTGGCCAAGGGTAAGGATTGGGcatatttgtttttttaatttgcTGTATTCTTGCTAATGGGTTGCAACCATTAGAGGGTCTCTCTGAGCTTGGTTTTAGAATCGAGGACATCATCACCCAAGAGCACGACGCAGGTCTGGGCAACGGTGGCTTGGGTCGACTTGCTGCTTGCTTCCTCGACAGCTTGGCCAGTCTCAACTATCCCGCCTGGGGCTACGGTCTTCGCTACAGATACGGAATCTTCAAACAGGAAATCATTGACGGCTACCAGGTCGAAGTACCCGACTACTGGCTGGACTTTAACCCCTGGGAGTTCCCCCGTCACGATATAACGGTCAACGTAAGATACACCAAACATGGAAAGAACTGCATGCCTTGACGTGAAGCTTACACTCCGGTTGCTAGATCCAATTCTACGGCAAGGTTCGCAAGCAGACTAGAGAAGACGGTAAGACTGTCAGTGTCTGGGAAGGTGGTGACATCGTTGATGCCGTCGCCTACGATGTCCCCATTCCTGGCTACGCGACCCCCACCACGAACAACCTGAGACTCTGGTCTAGCAAGGCATCTGGAGGCGAGTTTGACTTCCCAAAGTTCAACAATGGTGACTATGAAGGCGCAGTCGCAGACCAGCAGCGAGCCGAGTCCATCAGCGCGGTGCTGTACCCCAATGACAACTTGGACCAGGGTAAAGAACTGCGACTGAAGCAACAGTACTTCTGGGTGGCAGCCTCTCTCTATGATATTGTGCGCCGCTTCAAGAAGTCCAAGCGCCCCTGGAAGGAATTCCCCGACCAAGTCGCTATCCAGCTCAACGACACTCATCCCACTCTTGCCATTGTCGAGCTACAGCGCATTCTAGTTGATATTGAGGGCTTGCAATGGGATGAATCATGGAACATTGTTACTGCTACAGTAAGTATCTTCTGGCAAAGACTCTCTGATCTGGATAAACAAACATCCACTAACATGgcgtgcttttttttctagtttgGCTACACCAACCATACTGTGCTCCCCGAAGCTCTTGAGAAGTGGCCCGTGGGATTGTTCCAGCATCTCCTGCCCAGACATCTCCAGATTATCTATGATATTAATCTGTTCTTCCTGCAAAAGGTCGAAAAGGCCTTCCCCAACGACAGAGACCTGCTTGGCCGCGTCTCCATCATTGAGGAGAGTcagccaaagatggtgagaatggccttcttggccattgttgGTTCCCACAAAGTCAACGGTGTGGCTGAACTGCACTCGGACTTGATCAAGTCGACCATTTTCAAGGACTTTGTTGAGATCTACGGCCCAGACAAGTTCACCAACGTCACCAACGGTATCACCCCCAGACGTTGGCTGCACCAGGCCAACCCCCGTCTGTCTGAGCTGATTGCCTCCAAGTGCGGCGGTGATGCCTTCCTCAAGGATTTGACCGTTCTCAACAAGCTTGAAGCTTttgccaaagacaaagccTTCCGCAAGGAGTGGGCTGAGATCAAGTACGCCAACAAGGTCCGCTTGGCCAAGTATATTCAGACCACGCTTGGTGTATCAGTCAACCCCGCGGCTTTGTTCGACGTGCAAGTCAAGCGAATTCACGAATACAAGCGTCAGCAGCTCAACATTTTTGGAGTCATCCACCGATATCTGACCCTCAAGGCGATGAGCCctgaggagaggaagaagcagctcccTCGTGTCACCATCTTTGGTGGCAAGGCTGCTCCCGGCTACTGGATGGCTAAGCAGATTATTCACTTGGTCAACGCCGTCGGCGAGGTTGTCAACAAGGATTCAGACATTGGTGATCTCCTCAAGGTTGTTTTCCTTGAAGATTACAATGTTAGCAAGGCCGAGATGATCATCCCTGCCTCCGATATTAGCGAGCACATTTCCACTGCAGGCACAGAGTGAGTTGATGCCAGAAATGGCAAATTCCCTTGAATGAAAAGAGGCTAACTGAGATTATCTAGGGCGTCTGGCACCAGTAACATGAAGTTTGTCCTCAACGGAGGTCTCATCATCGGAACATGCGATGGCGCCAATGTAAGAGCCAATGACCCTACTACGTTGCCCAACTCTCTATTAACTCTATGTGATAGATTGAAATCACCCGTGAAATCAGCGACAGCAACATCTTCCTGTTTGGAAACCTTGCAGAGGACGTGGAAGACCTGCGCCATAACCACAACTTTGGTTCCCACACCATCGACCCCGACTTGGAGAAGGTCTTTGTCGAGATTGAGAAGGGCACCTTTGGCATGCCCAATGACTTTAGCGCCCTGATTGCCGCCGTCAGAGACCACGGTGACTACTACCTGGTCTCAGATGACTTCCACAGCTACATTGAGACACACGCTCTCGTTGACGAGGCCTACAAGAACCAGGATGAGTGGGTGACCAAGTGCATCATGTCCGTGGCCCGGATGGGCTTCTTCACTAGCGACCGCTGCATTAACGAGTACGCTGAGGAGATTTGGAACATTGAGCCGCTGGACGTCTCtgagtaaaaaaaatctccaaTGGGTTGGCGAGGACCTGGAAGTGGCATTTCCTGTTGTAGAAGCCGCCGAGGAAGCTCCTCGAAATTTGAACATACAGAAATCACTTGATGGGGAGGGATGGAAAACGGCTCTCTCTTCCTATAATGATGAACGTCCAATATTGAATTGAGATTAAGATTTTTCACTTGTAAATTAGGTGGCATGTGACGAAGCTGGCGACTCTTACTTGATGTATATGCAAAGTTGATTGTCATGATGCTGCGTTCCATGCAGTTCACCGACATATGATGTTGATGCAGGTGTAATGCCAGATAACTTGGTTGCTTGGATATCTTGGAATCGCAATTTAGCGGTGACACAATGAAGTGGGCTGTTTAGTTGAAAAAATTCAATGCTAAAATTGAGGTGGGAAGAGGCCGGAGCAAAATCTCCAGCGTGGCTTTGAAGCCGATTCGCAGCCAGTAACTCGATGAGCGGAAGTGGCTCGTTCCTGGATTTCAACACTGGAATCTGTCGTGGAGCAGATATGGTGTATCAGGTACTTTTTATGACGGGTATTTTGGCGCAAATGATTGGAGGATACAAAGTATACGCTACTT is part of the Trichoderma atroviride chromosome 1, complete sequence genome and encodes:
- a CDS encoding uncharacterized protein (CAZy:GT35), which gives rise to MASKQLPTRERRPSTGAPLVDIQGAVGPAGISRPKHRRTFTGFGAGEIKHVEASIPEPQREAWRRNQVKSITDKDGFEKEVVRHVETTLARSMFNCDETAAYSATSLAFRDRLITDWNKTQQRQTYRDTKRVYYLSLEFLMGRTLDNAMLNVGLKNVAKEGLSELGFRIEDIITQEHDAGLGNGGLGRLAACFLDSLASLNYPAWGYGLRYRYGIFKQEIIDGYQVEVPDYWLDFNPWEFPRHDITVNIQFYGKVRKQTREDGKTVSVWEGGDIVDAVAYDVPIPGYATPTTNNLRLWSSKASGGEFDFPKFNNGDYEGAVADQQRAESISAVLYPNDNLDQGKELRLKQQYFWVAASLYDIVRRFKKSKRPWKEFPDQVAIQLNDTHPTLAIVELQRILVDIEGLQWDESWNIVTATFGYTNHTVLPEALEKWPVGLFQHLLPRHLQIIYDINLFFLQKVEKAFPNDRDLLGRVSIIEESQPKMVRMAFLAIVGSHKVNGVAELHSDLIKSTIFKDFVEIYGPDKFTNVTNGITPRRWLHQANPRLSELIASKCGGDAFLKDLTVLNKLEAFAKDKAFRKEWAEIKYANKVRLAKYIQTTLGVSVNPAALFDVQVKRIHEYKRQQLNIFGVIHRYLTLKAMSPEERKKQLPRVTIFGGKAAPGYWMAKQIIHLVNAVGEVVNKDSDIGDLLKVVFLEDYNVSKAEMIIPASDISEHISTAGTEASGTSNMKFVLNGGLIIGTCDGANIEITREISDSNIFLFGNLAEDVEDLRHNHNFGSHTIDPDLEKVFVEIEKGTFGMPNDFSALIAAVRDHGDYYLVSDDFHSYIETHALVDEAYKNQDEWVTKCIMSVARMGFFTSDRCINEYAEEIWNIEPLDVSE